A single window of Dermochelys coriacea isolate rDerCor1 chromosome 14, rDerCor1.pri.v4, whole genome shotgun sequence DNA harbors:
- the LOC119842604 gene encoding major histocompatibility complex class I-related gene protein-like, with protein sequence MPMEPGRAWSGSARGSGNTWRTGRRSCSGEHTYGCKLQADGGFRRYGYDGRDFLSYDTHTHTWVAPSKEAEITKGKMEADSHLSQQQRDYLERKCVEWLQKYLDYGKEMLQRREPPVVRVTSRDAPGGPTTLSCRAHGFYPRDIAVSWLQNGGSSEQETWRGGVLPNGDGTYHTWATVEIDPQERGLYHCRVEYESLAEPLDTACEPPSRSALLPALIGAVAVAALLAGAVGFVLWRR encoded by the exons atgccaatGGAGCCAGGACGAGCCTGGAGCGGGTCTGCAAGGGGCTCAGGAAACACCTGGAGGACGGGGAGGAGAAGCTGCAGCGGAGAG CACACCTACGGCTGCAAGCTGCAGGCGGACGGGGGCTTCCGGCGGTACGGCTACGACGGGCGGGATTTCCTCTCCTAcgacacccacacccacacctggGTGGCCCCCAGCAAGGAGGCCGAGATCACCAAGGGGAAGATGGAGGCCGACAGCCACCTGAGCCAGCAGCAGCGGGACTATCTGGAGCGGAAATGTGTCGAGTGGCTGCAGAAATACCTGGACTACGGGAAGGAGATGCTGCAGAGGAgag AGCCCCCAGTTGTGCGAGTCACCAGCAGAGATGCCCCCGGCGGCCCCACCACCCTGTCTTGCCGGGCCCACGGCTTCTACCCCCGGGACATCGCCGTGAGCTGGCTGCAAAACGGGGGGAGCAGCGAGCAGGAGACGTGGCGAGGGGGTGTCCTACCCAACGGGGACGGGACCTACCACACCTGGGCCACGGTGGAGATCGACCCCCAGGAGAGAGGCCTGTACCACTGCCGTGTGGAGTACGAGAGCCTGGCCGAGCCGCTCGACACTGCGTGTG AGCCCCCGTCCcgctctgccctgctccctgcgcTGATTGGGGCCGTCGCTGTCGCTGCCCTGCTCGCTGGGGCAGTCGGGTTTGTTCTCTGGAGGAGGTGA
- the LOC119842580 gene encoding zinc finger protein 664-like yields the protein MPPHPGGRSPRPPARGLRFLGQRRGCIRARPRCCARPGRGEPGGRAGLEPPLGRAAPSSAGGAAEPGPAGFLIPWPDVPSQMERGAEPWVPGPRGDEETPRDTRTAEGLMSETEENPEQDGLEPAELYGTLPGSSQSPQWGAACERQEDNAAAERPGESAPYGVYLMGPHRTVAQPRASLGDRLFTCPECGKGFGQSAHLIRHQTVHTGERPYKCPECGKGFSQSSDLTTHRRVHTGEEPYVCPECGKRFAQSSNLIRHQRTHTAETPYRCPDCGKRFRRTSHLVMHQRTHTGERPYRCPDCGKRFSHSSHLHRHQRIHTGERPYKCPDCGKSFGVKSTLVTHRRVHTAERPFTCADCGRAFAQSSTLNRHRRTHAAERPYRCPDCGKSFIQSSNLVTHLILHTGERPFHCPRCQKTFSQSSNLSRHQRTHVGLRARPCPECGESVQRGTGLSAHQRRHTGQETPSPPC from the exons ATGCCCCCCCATCCCGGGGGccgctctccccgcccccccgcccggggGTTGCGCTTCCTGGGTCAGCGCCGCGGCTGCATCCGCGCCCGGCCCCGCTGCTGCGCCCGGCccgggcggggggagcccgggggCCGCGCTGGGCTGGAGCCGCCCCTGGGCCGGGCAGCGCCGAGCTCCGCCGGGGGAGCAGCTGAGCCGGGGCCGGCAG GATTTCTCATCCCTTGGCCGGACGTGCCCTCCCAGATGGAGCGAGGGGCAGAGCCGTGGGTCCCAGGTCCCCGGGGTGATGAGGAGACCCCGAGAGACACCCGCACAG CCGAGGGGCTGATGAGTGAGACCGAGGAGAATCCTGAACAGGACGGTCTGGAGCCAGCAGAACTGTACGGGACGTTACCAGGAAGTTCCCAGAGTCCTCAGTGGGGAGCGGCCTGCGAGCGTCAGGAGGACAATGCTGCGGCGGAGAGACCGGGTGAGTCCGCGCCGTATGGGGTGTATTTAATGGGCCCCCACAGGACtgtggcccagcccagagcctccctgGGAGACAGACTCTTCACCTGCCCCGAGTGCGGGAAGGGCTTCGGCCAGAGCGCGCACCTCATCCGGCACCAGACCGTGCACACAGGGGAGCGGCCCTACAAGTGCCCCGAGTGCGGGAagggcttcagccagagctcgGACCTGACCACGCACCGGCGTGTCCACACAGGCGAGGAGCCCTACGTCTGCCCCGAGTGCGGCAAGCGCTTCGCCCAGAGCTCCAACCTGATCCGGCACCAGCGCACCCACACGGCCGAGACCCCCTACCGCTGTCCCGACTGCGGCAAGCGCTTCCGCCGAACATCCCACCTGGTCATgcaccagcgcacccacaccggggagcggccctacCGCTGCCCCGACTGCGGCAAGCGCTTCAGCCACAGCTCCCACCTGCACCggcaccagcgcatccacacgGGCGAGCGCCCCTACAAGTGCCCCGACTGCGGGAAGAGCTTCGGCGTCAAGTCCACCCTGGTGACGCACCGCCGGGTGCACACAGCCGAGCGGCCCTTCACCTGCGCCGACTGCGGCCGGGCCTTCGCCCAGAGCTCCACCCTCAACCGGCACCGGCGCACGCATGCAGCCGAGCGGCCCTACCGCTGCCCCGACTGCGGCAAGAGCTTCATCCAGAGCTCCAACTTGGTCACCCACCTGATTCTGCACACGGGCGAGCGCCCCTTCCACTGCCCCCGCTGCCAGAAAaccttcagccagagctccaacCTCAGCCGTCACCAGAGGACCCACGTGGGGCTCAGAGCCCGCCCGTGCCCCGAGTGCGGGGAGAGCGTCCAGCGCGGCACCGGCCTGTCCGCCCACCAGAGACGCCACACGGGCCAGGAGACCCCCTCACCGCCCTGCTAG